One genomic region from Antedon mediterranea chromosome 3, ecAntMedi1.1, whole genome shotgun sequence encodes:
- the LOC140043291 gene encoding uncharacterized protein: MNEEIKYATGPLCTEMDNILTANKIPRQQYHGKSFVGNHVYRACKFNIIDKLMDGLEIVLKQQMHHCKDKHTTILATKLSKIRQSFTPPFKLFSQVHACINHTRFIDDPEIDAYEHAIKSFSVEYRKIAPGVVQPKLHMLEHHSVPFMRRWKVGIGLLAEQGGELIHSEFNRRKRAVHGIRNNLDQLMSIMKSHLTFTSPEIQQVQIPIKKSRKSED, from the exons ATGAATGAAGAAATCAAATATGCAACCGGACCATTATGTACAGAAATGGACAACATTTTAACAGCAAACAAAATACCCCGACAACAATATCACGGGAAAAGTTTTGTTGGCAATCATGTGTATAGAGCATGCAAA TTTAACATTATAGACAAGTTAATGGATGGATTGGAAATTGTATTGAAGCAACAGATGCATCATTGCAAAGACAAACACACAACCATTCTAGCGACAAAACTGTCGAAGATAAGACAGTCATTTACGCCACCATTTAAACTGTTTAGTCAAGTTCATGCATGCATCAACCATACACGATTCATTGATGATCCTGAAATTGATGCATATG AACATGCAATAAAGTCATTCTCTGTAGAGTACAGAAAGATTGCCCCTGGTGTGGTACAGCCGAAACTCCACATGTTGGAGCATCACTCTGTACCATTTATGCGTCGATGGAAGGTGGGCATCGGCCTACTTGCAGAACAAGGTGGAGAATTAATCCACTCAGAGTTCAACAGACGGAAAAGGGCCGTTCATGGTATTAGAAATAATCTTGATCAGCTAATGTCTATAATGAAATCCCATCTGACATTTACCTCTCCAGAAATACAGCAGGTACAAATACCAATCAAGAAATCCAGAAAATCAGAAGACTGA